The genome window CTCTGTGCACCATCACAGCGTTAACACAGTCCCATCCATCTTTCAGACAGAGGATGTAGCTGCTTGTATTTAACAGCAGCAGGACCCATGTGTATGTGCACAATTATGCACATGAAACAGCAGctttgaaatttttaaaaaatgtttgttattattttccAGCAGTTTGGGATCTGCAGTGAAACCGTGATTGTGTAAAGTGCACTGAGATGTTGTGAATCAATGCTGTCTAAATAAAGCTGAACTGAATGGAATTTAGATTAGAATCTGTGTTTTTCCAGCAGCATCAACTCTTTCACTGTTTCCTTtggagaaacacattttttcctgtggttttaatattattatcagTGTGAAATTCcacttgtgttttgtcttttaggtGAAATCTGCAAATTCACTCCTTCAAAAACTTCACTTCACTTAAATCACCCATGAATAAGTTTAATGTAGACAGTCTGAAATCTCTCAACTACTTTatatttcattgctgttttatATCAGGCAGGTTCAGCCAATCAGCCAGTCCTAATGTGTGATGTCCACTGTAACAAACTGTGTTCTCAAATGTCATCATCCTCCTAAGGAGCTAACACAAACATCTACATGTCAACGATTTAGTGGACTTCCTGTGTCATTCTCTCAGAAAACTGTTGTTAGAAGGAAACTGAAGGCATTTTGGAAGCAGCGGATGCAGATGTGAAGACAATCTTTCCAGCACATCAGAAGTCTAAACTTCAGACCTGGAGGTCCAACACATCGTGTGAGGCCGACTTTGGCACCGTCCCAAACTCCAGCTTTAGTTGACCCTGGCTGCGAGAATGGGACAGGCGTACAGAAGGCAGAGAGTATCGCTGGGTTCGGCGTCCACGGGAGAAGCTGCCACCTGAAAACGCATCAACATGGACTGATGTGATAACATTCACAACAGAAAACCCACACAGTAGGTGGATTAGGACACAAAATACAGGAGGGCTACTGCACAAAAAGTTCTGTTTGGCTGTTTGGGTCTTTGTTGCAATATAAATATCTCATCACTACTGCTGCCTTTACTCGGTTGAAGCAGGAATGGCCACCAACATCTCACCCTGCCAGGCCTTGTCTCCATCTCCTTAAAGGTCCAGTTATTAAAGCTCTTGCAGTAGTGGAtggaaacaaatatttatttacattttttcaaatagaTGTACTGACCTGAGTGAGAGTCTGCTCTGTGGAAGACGTCTGAGGACCCGGTCCAGTAGTGAACAGCTTTCTTCCCGTGATAATCTCTGATGTTGGTTTCAGCTTCtgtagaagagaaaaaacatctCAGTGAGTCTCAGTGAGGCTGGTTGTACATTTACTGACTAATGATAGATGATGGACTGATTGATAGCAGTTTATTTCAGTTACAACAGGTTAAAGTTTTTCATTTCGGAAGAGAGTTTGTTGTGCATCTGGACACGTGCAGAAGAACAAACAGCTCCAGATCTGCTTAACTTCCCAAACTCCACGGGGAACCTTTGAGTAACTTTCTGTGGTTTCACTGCCAAAAACTGCATGAAGCACCTGATCTTCACTTGATTAGAGAACAAATCAGTGAGAAAGAGTTGGAGAAAGGCGGAACCTCTGCAGCCTTCAGTGAAACATGGCGGCTGCATTTCTGCCACTTTTACCTGACCACCCCTGGAAAGAATCTGATAttgaacagtttaatttttcaaaCCCCAAGTAGGATCCTGAGGGAGGATTTGCTGCTGGGCTGCTAAAGTTTTAAACAAGTGTTGCTCATAAACTGGACACGGAATATAGAATCAACAGAGTGGGATGAAACGTGCAGGATAAGCTGCTCGTTGGATGCTGAGCTCCACAGTGAGGAGGCTGCAGCTAATGGTTACAGCATGAAACTGACTCTGGTCATTACAGACGCTTTAACTCCCACCTTTCCTCCACCTACAAACGTTAAACCCAGTTTAAACTGCCACCgctgctttttaaagaaatcaaatCTCACCTCCGCTGCAGCGAGGAGGCTTCATCTCCACTAAACAGAAACTGGATCTTCACTCCAGTGACAGAGCAGGAGCTTCAGAGGTGAATAAAAGCTCTCCTTTTTGTTTGGTAATGGATTCCTACATTATCTTAGAATGCTTTCACTTTTCACACAAATAGAAGCGGGAGGGAGGCAAAGGGGTCTTTGGACAAGACATTGAACCCAGAGTTGTCCCTTGTCCTTGCTCATTACTTGTTGGCTCCTTCAGacacatgtttttgtcaaacGACTGACTTTAATATTCAGAAACTGTCCCGAAGAGattaaaaaacatcagcagAGCCATCGGTCCACATGCGCCTTTATTCAAAAACACGAGGTGAATAAAGCTTTACCTCATGGTTATGCTGAACGACAGGAGATGTGGTGCATGCACGGTCACCTCCTGCATCAGACTGTAGCATTTATTAAAGTTCACAGCAGTgactaatccaggctgcagattGATGGACACTAAACGTGAGTGAGAGACAAGACAACATGCGAAACTTCCTGTAATGAAGGAGCAGAGCTTAAGATCAAGGTGTCGATCTGCAGCCCCATTGTGTTCACGCTATCAGAAGCAAGATACCTGGGAGTCACTGGTGCAGCTGCTGATTTGAAGCCTCTTGGTGAgacttctctgattggttagaaggtgGAAGTTCAGGGAATCTCTGTGCCCTGCTGCCACACTGATATATCCCCTGCCCATCTGTCCTGCAGACTCTACATGTTACAGTGTTCAGGGTTATTTGCttctttcacacacattaaCCTCAGAAACACAGACTGATGCTGACTTGTATCTTTTACTTTAGCACCTTTAGCTCCATGTTTTCTGCATTGGACTAATTCTGATGTTGTCCACAGTCAGACTGGTTAAACACAGTGTTCATTCTGTCCTCTGATCACCCGCTTTCTCTGCTCCTCTATGACATACGGCAGCATCTTTTGTGTCTCGAGACGGTGACCCTGCAGACCAGACGTGTCCACGGCGAATTGTGCGCTCTGACTTGCAGCATATGGCCGTCTGTAGTCGCAGGGGGATCAAACTGAGGTGTGGGGGCCGCTGATGGCTTAAGGCTTGGGTGTGCCTCATTAGCAGCAATATGAACTCCCCGCCTCTCCTCTTCCTGCAGAGGAGTAGAGCTGGTGGTGGGGGGTGGATGTAAAGTggcagggggaggggggggaggagTGGACTTGTCAATCTGAGCGTTTGAGTGGGTCTTTTGTTTGGCAGAAGCGATTTGCATCAGTGCTTCCTTCGCCTCTCACAGAGCCTCTGAGGCGTGGAGAAGAATCCCTCGCCGCCTGACTCAACGTTTGAATTTCAATTTGAAACCTTAATATGAATGAGAccttcacacacagaaactgtgCAGTTTCTAATCCACTTCAGTTCAGGAGGTGACAAATGACCAGATTTACaggaaaaataacaaatcacTTTCATATTTTGTGCATAAGAGACCAGATCTGAGAGGCTTTTTGCAGGAAGATAAAGTGAAAGACAGAACTGAtgaacccacacaaacacacacacacacacacacacacacaccatctgggaggtgtttgttttcctctttgtttcctttactGAAAAAGAATTTAAGGTGGGCTGACTCACTGTGAGTGTTGATGAGGGCATGGACGAGGTGCTGGTGCCCGTGGATGGAGGCGAGGTGGAGCGCAGTGTAACCCTGCACGCACAGACAAATGTCATCACGTTACTGGACAACAACATACAactatccacacacacaaactgtacaaaGTGATGGTCTGGAGTCTGCGTCCTGTGGCTGCAGAAGGTGCACAGGTTTCTTTTTCACACAACAGCTGGACAGATGTTCTGCACATCTGgagaacaaacacagagctaAGAGGGAGGAAGCACCAACACAGAATATCATTTATATCATATTTTTGAATCGTAATAAGTGTTAGTCACTTTAATATCACAGGTGATGTTATTATATATGGGTATAGATCAAATTAGGAATTTTATATAAACATTGAGTAATGGTCTGTGTCTTCTCCTTTATGGATGTGGCTCATTTGAATGTCCAACAGCAGCTCGCTCAGCGTTTGGAACAGGGATTTGTGACATGATGCAGACCATCAAACGGCTGCATTCAGAAGAGAAGACCGTGGATTTTCTATGTTTGAGTTCACGTGGTGAACGTGTGTGCAGCTTTAAGACACTGAATTTAAGAGAACTGATAGGCAGCCAAAAGGTGTGAGGCCAGGTTTTGGACACACTCTGCTTTGTTAGTCTGGGAGGACAACCTAAGGACAAGACATAACCGTTGCAAACCTCATGTCTGCCTGTCTCTGTGCAACTTTATCATCCACCTTTGGAAAAGTCAAACTCCAGTAGTGAGAAATCAGTGTTCTCAGAAATCTACCTGAGGAAAACAGGTTTCCTAAGTCCATGTTAAAGGGCTGGTGGATGCATTAGTGAACCGGGACCGTTCATGTACATTCAGGTCAGTTAAATTACAGATAATGAACCACAGGCCACAAACAGCCTCCAGACACACAAGGAGCAAAAGGAGACTCATCAATGACTTTCATCATTTGATCAAAAACGTGGTTTATGTCTAGGTTAAGCGTCTTCTAAGGATCATGTTGAATCGAAATGGAGGACTTTTATTTGTAACAATATTTCTAAAACAGGTGAGTGGCTGTCATCTTCCATGATGCTGCTTCCTCTCCGCTGTCGTTTGTTGATGATAGGTGTGAGTCTGTGGCGGCCGCCGTTTGTGCACATTAACACTGTCGAATCCCGGCAGACCGGCTGTCCATCAAACAGAGCTGCTGTCAGTGTCGGAGACGAACAATCGCTCACATCGCTGTCAGTCCGGTGTTTAAACAACAGTTAAATGACAGTAATGACACAGCTCAGAGTTTGAAGTCATTACTGATTAAGAGAAGGGGTCTGTACTTTACAGAGCGCTGCATCTCCACGCTCTCATCACCATCCACACTTTAAACAGACCCTGGAGGCTGTGATGTGGAGAACAGAGACAAAGCATCAAACGGCATCACCGCTGTCCTGTCGGCGGCACTCGTAGCATTTACTGTTTGTCAGAAACTGTCATACGAGGAAGATTCACAATGTTAGAAAAAGCTGAATGCGTAATGTGATGTCAGATGTGATCTTCACCTTCCTGCGCAgctacagacaaacacagtgcGACTAAGCTAATAACAAACAGTTAAAGGCACTGATGTCTTTAGTGTCCATGTAAGGAAAAAGTAAGTGACCACACTGCAGATCGCAGCTTAGGGATGTTCACCCTGtggttcacattcacattcttcAGTGGGACTGAAATGTTCAGTTCACCATTCAGTGAAAACCAGTGTGTTAATGGACAATACTGGACTTTGGGAGGTTCACAGTCAGTtcaactgtggactgatgaaatAAACTGTGGGGTGATCCTAAGTCATCTGAGACCTTTGTGAGGAGCTCCAAATTATCTTTATTGAGACtgggttcacaaacttttacATTGTGAATGTCTGAATTATGTTTTCAATGTGGACGTGTGTTTCTAGTCCACAAAGACTGTTTATTTCTGTAACACAGATGAACATCTGAGTGTATTAGAGACTTTTACACTGAAATGCaggttcacttactttttcttgccTCTATTTCCTGCAGAGAAGGTTGTGGAACTGATGACAGTAAAGTGACAAGGCCAGAAaagtctatgtgtgtgttttcctcctgGAAATGATGGATTAACTGTGGCCAAATACCAGCAATGCAATCAGCGGTAAAAGTGTCAAATATTTGCTGAAGACGTCTCTGcagctgcaaatacaaaaaagggtatttgacattttattgaaaGGTTGAGCTGCTTTTATGTGTTCAAATGCACTTTGAGCTTCATATAAGAGGTAAAGGCCATGGCagcaggaggtcctgagactgAAGGAAGATCAACCTGATCCAAGATGTTAGAGCGTCGAGCAAACACACAGCTAGATCCAGGCTGGCTGACACGTCCAAATCTTTGTTTAAATTCAACTTATCCGACTCTACTGTCCCTTCAGGACACGTCTTAAACCGTGCTCCGATTTTAATGAAACGTTTAGATTTTTCACCTCAGATCATCAGATGTTTGAAAAAACTAGACCCAAAAGTAGATGAAGAAAATCCAGTTAAACTACTGAACCAGACTAAACTTATTAATCAGGAATGGTGGAAAAGATCCTTGTGTGTGCAGCAACGTTTGCACTAATTGTTTTAAGCCCTGCACATGGTCTTGCAGAAATTCTGGCCCAATTCTCCACACAGAACAGCTTCAACTTGTTGTTCGGCTTCAGAACTTTGACCCTTCccaaaacatcacatttcttctgttttaacATCCTGCGGTAGAACCACTTTGTGTTTGGCTCATCATCTTGCTGTATGATCCATTTCCTGTTGATCTTCGGTTCACAGAAGACACATTAATATAGTTTCCTGTACCATCTGCTTGTACCACTAAGAATTCAGAGCTCCATCAATAAGGACATGTCGTCCTGGTCCATTTCCTGATCCTGCCATTACCGTGTTTCACAGATCAGGTTCTCATGCTGGAATAGAGATTTTGTTGGTCAGCAAACATAAAACTTCTCATTCAAACGACAAAGTTCTTCTTTGGTCTCATGAGACCCCAGAACTCTGTTCCATCATCCTCCTGGTTGATCCACATGGTCTGGATCAAACTGTTCATGGGCAGTAATGTATGTGTTTGGTGAGTAGCAGCttcctcctgcagctctgccGTGTTCCCCATTGTTGTTCACTGTTCTCCTGATGGTCAACTCATGAACACTGATATCAGCCACTGCAGGAGACGCTTTTGGGTTTGTTTCCTAAGGTCCCCAGAaacctgctgtgtttgtgtcagaatAAGACCCACATTTCTCTGACTGAAATAAGACTGGACCTCCCAGACTCACAGCTGATTTAAAACCCCTGACTGTAGGATCCCAGAGGTTCACACAGGTTTGACACAAACAGGTATTTAACAGTAGATTCATGAGAAAGTTTGATGTTTATGTCTCATTGAGTTATATTGTCTTTCTCAAGTGTAATTTatgcacaaatgtaaataattttaaagggttcacaatgttttggccaccaacGTATTGGAGAGAACAATTTGCCCACAGTAATATCAGTATATCAGAGGTAACTATAAGGATTAAATGTGGAGTGTGCGGGACGTGTCTATGTGCTGACTCTCAGACTGACTGAAACCTTTAATCGGTGTGATACTGTTTCTTATTGTAAATCAGTTGTCAGCTTTGTGGGAGGGCAGAGGACAATAAAATGTGGACATATCAGTGTTTTGTCCATTACCCTGATTACAGGCATCAAGCACCAACATCCAGGGACATTTGAGTAAGATTTGCTGAGAGAAAAAAGTtactttcaaagtaaaaatttgATGTGAAACTGATGTTAAAGTGAATGTGTCCTCTGATTCTAAACGCACGTCTCTTTGTCCACATGTGATGACTTCTGCTTAaccatgtctgtgtttgtcatgtGCTGCTGTGCAGAGTTTAAAGGTGAATTAAGATGCGACTCACCCCCTTCAGAGAGACGTGTTGGTGTTGGACGAGCATCCGTGGATGGAGACATGTGGGGGGGGTCAGAGAAACAGATTGAACATCACACCGGAGGTCATTTCCTGCAGCAAACATTAGTCTGAACAGTGAAACATCTAAAAGGAGTTTGGTAGCACATGTTGGCTGGAGACGCTTTCTGCAGCTACACTGGGAGTCACTCACGTGCTGATGATCACAAGAGAGCGTGAAAACggcacagagaaagaaaacagatgtcATCACTCTGtaataagaaaatacacagagaaatattttcatctttatctCACTGGACTGGTTTGGCTAAATTATTTTCACAGTGTACAAATACTGAAGTAACACTTGTCCTACGACACAGAACGCATCAGTATTTCCCCGCTTCCCCCCTATTGGTGGTGATATGTGCCCCCTGACAACAGATTGCATATTCTTCTGCACATTTAACCAAACACCTGCACAAAGAACAAACATGTGACCTGCTGAATGTTTGGGTCCAGACCTTCACTAACTCCTCAGATATTACTTTTAGGAAAAACCATCATTCACGTTCAGGTGAGCATCAAAGAGAAAAACTCCAAAGCATGAAGTGGAACTGAGCTGTTTCTCTCCTCTTAATGTCCTTCTATGGGTTATTGATTTTTGATTTGCTGGTTGCTCGGGCTGAGACTCATTTTATCATAGTCATTACCTCCTTAACGATTACAGACAAAAAGTTAATTATCTAATTATGGAGCCAATAAGTGACTtgtctgctttgctttgctctgCTGGGGCTTAAACATTATCTCCTGTGTGcacatcgtcatcatcatcatcagcagcgGCGGCGGCCGGGGACGAGAGAAGATTAACACTTAGGGAGGCTGATGCTAAATTGAATTCACTAGACCTGTGGCTGTCTGGGAAGCCATTAAGTAATCACAACACTGGCCTTTTGAATCAACccaatgcagtgtgtgtgtgtgtgtcaaactgCATATTTTCACTTCAGTTTGATTGACTGTGAAagcaaggaaacaaacaaatgcctGAACTGATTCTCAAGTGAATGAAGTGTGAAGGCGGCTCATCGCTGCCAAACCTGATTCTCAGCTGCTGCTACTCTCAGCCTCATGAATCAGAGGGCAGATCAGCACTGGAATCAAAAGACTATTAAGTTCATTTTCAACCTTTGTTGTCTTCATCAGGAGGTTCTGAGTGTGTGGACAATTCCTTAGATTGGGTTGGATGTCCCCACCCTCCGTCACTGTCATACCCACATTGGTCAGAGCTCATTCACAGCGTTGCTTCACACAAATGTGAAACTCAACTGCATCTCAGaaggaaatatttcactttaactGCTTTACATTTATCTGCCAGCTTttttacagctgctgttgttcCTATGAAAATATGATGCAATTTAAAAGACTGTGTGGAGCTTACATGTTCCGTGAATGCGTGGGTTTCCACCAACAGTTCACACACATGCCTGTTAGGTTAAttaactctaaattgcctgtaggtgtgaatggttgtctgtctctgtgtgtgtctctctgtgttgtccctgacatagactggacAGATTAAGATGTTACGGATAATAGATGGAGACTTTATAAATTAAATAGATTAGATTGATCAGTGAAACCTGAAACATTCTAAAAAGCTTTTCCTCATTTCAAGTAACATTAAACAGAATGATTATGACACTTGGGGTAAATGATGGACAAACTAATTATGGACATCTGAAGTTGCTGCTTGAAACttgtgatgttttcttttcattttacagctttacGGATGTGAATTTAGATGCACAGCTGCTGATTTTCTCCGAGTTCCTCAAAGACAACAGAGCATAGGATTAGAGCCACCAGGGTCCCAGCTCGATTCAACTAACCAAACCAGATCTGGTCCACTGttcctttacatttacatttattcatttggcagatacttttatccaaagcgacttacaaacgaattacaaagcagcaaaatctAGTCCTTTAGGGGGTTTAGTGGAAACCTGGAGAggagtggacacacacacaaaactcacTGATCGGACGTTGACATCGGCTCCGCAGCGAAGCATTGTGTCCACAGCCTCCTCACTGCCCTGCTTGGCTGCCCAGTGAAGAGCCGtctgaaaataaatgcacacagagACACGTGAACCCACACGCTTGTGTGTAgtatgtgtttacatgtgtgttcaGAGTCTAAGCTGCAACAGATCCAACGGTTCCAGGTTGGTAATGGAGAATTTGCTGCTTCCTCTTCACTTCAAATCACAATTGGccagaaaaacagaacataaagaCAACGTCACCTTTTCTAAAGCTGGTGTTGAAACTACTGAATCTCTCCAGCCGTAAGTGCTGTCTGCAGCTGTGTGCAGTTTCAGGCTGCACGCAGCCTGTAGCCTGAGAGGCACAGGTTGCTCAGGAAACTGAAGTCCTCACTCTTTACCTGGACTCTGGTGTTTGCACAGCATGTCCAAACCCTCGtcctgtgtgtgactgtgagcgTTCTTTAATCTGAGCCACAAACAATTTGAGATAAGTCACTCAGTCAAGTTTGGACTCGGTTAAGCTCCAACTTTCTCTTGCTGTTAGCGAATTCCAACCAAGAGCAACGTCTTACTTCAGACCatcacagtgtttgtttgttcaaatCTGAAATTCTTTTCGCTTTTATCAAAAATGACGTCACAGTAGTTTggatcattttcatttcagccCTGTGTTGTTCCTGTGCACCATAAGGATGTGATTCGGactctgtgatgttttttgttaGCTGGGAAGTGGTCGGGGAAGACAGTGGACTGTCAGACCAGGGTTGGACCCAGGCCCAACCACAGATTGAGGTCATGTTATCAGGAGTCCCTCACTTTGACTGAAGCATCAGAACATGTTCATGTGTTCGGTTTGATGCCTCTTTGATAAAAATTCACAGCTGTTATGATGAAATACATCATGTTAAAGTGAGATGTCTTTGTATCCTGACGTCCTCTAAACATCCGGTTAACTCAGACTGATCAGGACACTTTAAGCATGTGATTAGcaacatgttttaatgcagcACAATGGAGACGGCATAACTGTCCTTGAATGTGGCTCTTTATCAGTGAATTAAAGCTTGTGTGattacagctgtgtgtgtgtgtgtgtgtgtgtgtgtgtgtgtgtgtgtgtgtgtgtgtgtgtatgcagccAAATCTGTTTAAACTAATTAACCATGAATTTACTTCAAAGCAGGATTTGATTCAAATGAGCTgcttttctccatctctgacagaaGCTCTCTGGATATGTCTGCTCCATCGGCAGGACAAAGGTTTCTCCATTTCATTTTGCTGTGCGACGCTAAATATTTCACACATTATTCTACAGGTTCTTTATTTCCAGCTCATGTCCTGGAAACTTCCCTTGTAGCTTCCAGAAACATAGAGCTGCTACTTTGTGAGAGACCCATGAACCAGACCAGATTTTCCTTGTATCTGAATCATTCTGGACAGACTTTGTCAAACACAAGTAGTCAGCAGCTCAGCTGATGCTAAtctactgtaaaaacacacagtgaaactACTGAACTTACAAACTGTTGTGTCCCAGCGATTTGACAGCATGaggcaaaaacacagacaaagaataCAAAGACAGGTTGGACCTGGtgcaacaaataaaactgaaacccTGCATCACCTCAGTCAACTACCTGTCACTGTGACTGAATTATGTTTTAGAAGTTTCACttcatgacaaaaacaaaccctgAAAGTGTCAGTGGTGTGTGTGACGGGACTGTGCAGTGTTGGCTGTTAAATTGACATGTTCTCTGATCACAGCAGCCGTCCTTTGGCTTTGATCCCCCTCCCCAGATGTAGGACGAGGAAACATTAACCTGCTGTAATGTGCCTCCTACCAGCACAGAAACTATAAACTGTGAAGATCTGTGAAATCTGTGATCAGTGTCTGTCAAACCCAGGACTGTGGACAAAAACCTTGATGACTTTTAAccttttacagtgtttctgtgGCTCGACTGGCAACTCTCCTTAACTCTAACCACCGTCTGCCACTACTACTTCGTGCTAAGGTTACCAGTCGCCATCTTTAGCCTGTTTGAGAGATGAACTCTAGAGATTGTCAGGAGGATCAAAGTGCTGGGTTTTTGACCCCCTCAGTGGTGGTCATAGGGACAGATGTTGCACagctgtttgtttcctgttgaaaggaagtgtgtttgtgtcaaaatGATCTTTAATGAACCAACCTTCTGTCCTCTGTCTGCAGCTTAAAGATGCTGTCGCTCAGACAAGAGGAGTTCCTGATTCCGGGAAACTTTAAAACTCTTTCCCTATGTAAAACCACAAACATGGCTGGGcacctctctggttttcattagTAGGTGTTAACTGAACGCCGTCACTCCTGTCTGCCTCTGTGAGCTAGTTTGGCCTCCACCTGGGTCATTGACAGTAGGGCTATTACCTGCTGTAAGGGACATTTGTCCACTTTGCTTTGAGACTTTACTGAAAGAACATTTGACTagaaggacatttttaaaaggaaatgagTCTAAAAGACGCCAGGATGATTTTAGTTCATGATCAGTTTATTTTCCAAGTGTCTCAAATTATCCTATTTCTGTTTGAATTAAGATCgatttctgtttccactttaaGGTTACAAAAAGTGTCTTTAGAATATTAAAATGACCGTTTGGTGAGTTTGAGCCTGAGTTTCGAATGACTCACCTTATGTTACATCATAACAAACGTACAGCAGAAACATCGCTCGCTGTGAAGGATCCACACCCACAGCTAATGACCAGTGTCTGTTAATAATGTCCATATGCAAATTCACCGCTGAGCGTGGATGGAAAACGTGGAGCCAAACACTGCATGGAACACATTTACACTCCTGCAAACATGATGGACACCTGTCTGCCTCGGCAGGAATCATGAGCCTCCATCCTCCACAGACCCAACAGGGGAGCAGCGACAGTGACCCGGCACAAACTGCCAACTGCCTACCAACAGTCTGCCTCCGTGCGCCGGGCATCTGTTGGCCCTGTGGTGGCTGTGGAGTGTCGGGCGGGATGAGTTAGCGCGGTTCGTCTGAAAGCAGCAGGGAAAAGCACATCAAAAAGGAGGACATTTCACTCCTTCCGTTTTGATCAAGTGAAGCATAAAAAGGAGTGTAACACTCTCAGGTGGTTAGACCATTGTTGTTATTTCTGCATGGGGAGGTCCGTGCAgctaatgggggggggggtgcacgGAACAGCGAGGCAGCGCATTTGGCGAGGCCATATGGACAGGTACATTTTCTAAACCTCTTGAAAAGGAAGCTTAAAGTTACATAATGGTGTGTGAAATTCTATTTCTGACACCAGCATCTGCACCAGCTCCACCATATGTGCTGCATTCAAACACTGTCCCCTCACTACGTGAAGACCCACACTGATGTGACGAACAcgtccctgttttttgtcactttgactctttgtccctctttttgtcactttgactctttgtccctgttttttttaactttgactctttgtcactgtgtttttgatcactttgactttttgtccctgttttttgtcactttgactctttgtccctgttttttgtcactttggctttttgtcactttgactcttgtcactgttttttgtcactttgactctttgtcactttgactctttgtcccttttttttttaactttgactctttgtcactgtgtttttgatcactttgactttttgtccctgttttttgtcactttgactctttgtccctgttttttgtcacttt of Channa argus isolate prfri chromosome 23, Channa argus male v1.0, whole genome shotgun sequence contains these proteins:
- the LOC137108640 gene encoding uncharacterized protein, which encodes MKIFLCVFSYYRVMTSVFFLCAVFTLSCDHQHVSDSQCSCRKRLQPTCATKLLLDVSLFRLMFAAGNDLRCDVQSVSLTPPTCLHPRMLVQHQHVSLKGGYTALHLASIHGHQHLVHALINTHKAETNIRDYHGKKAVHYWTGSSDVFHRADSHSGGSFSRGRRTQRYSLPSVRLSHSRSQGQLKLEFGTVPKSASHDVLDLQV